The genomic DNA TAGAGCTTGGAGAATGAGAAATTCGATGCCCTTTCCAGTCCGAACGATATCGCTACTTGCGATTTTCCTGATGTTGTTTTCAGGGTGCGATCAGAGTGCTCAAACTGATAAGGCCGCCTATCCACAGCGTCCCATCAAACTGATTGTTCCTTTCGCAGCAGGGGGAGGTAGTGATACATTCGCCCGCATCCTTCAGAAAGCGATTGAAGACTACAATCTGCTTCCTGAACCACTTGTGATTATTAACGTGCCGGGTGCGGGTGGAACCGTGGGAAGCAGACGTGTGAAGAATGCACGTCCTGATGGGTACACTCTGTTGTTACTGCATGAGGGAATTCTCACCTCTCAAAGTGCTGGACTTGCCAATTTCGGTCCCGATGCCTTTGAGCCCCTCTGTGGAACCGGCCGTACTGGCATGGTGATCTGCGTGGCTGGCGATTCTCCATTTCACACATTGCAGGACCTCGTCGAGAAAGCGGCAAGCGAGCCGGAAACGCTGTTGTTCTCGTGCAGTCTTGGCTCCCCCAGCCACTTTGCAGGATTGATGATTGAAAACGCCGCTCCGGGAAGCCAGTTTCGCTATGTTCAATCTGGTGGGGGTGCGAAACGGTTTGCTGGTCTGCAGGGTGGCCATGCGGATGTCACTGCCTTATCGATGGCCGAATACATTCAGTTCAGAGATTCGGGTTTGAAAGCTCTGGCATTATTGGGAGAGGAACGTGATGCAACCGCTCCAGATTTGATGACTGCAACCGAACAGGGTTTCGACGTGATTTCCAGTAATATGCAATTCTGGTGGGCTCCCAAAGGCACATCAATAGACAAAATGGAATCCATGACGAATGTGATTCAGCAGGCGATGCAAACGCCTGAAGTGAAATCAAGATTGAGTCAGCTGCAAATCGAGCCAATCGTCCTCACTGGCAATGCACTTCAGGCAAATCTGGCAGATCGCACCGTTCGCATCCAAAGAGTTTCGCAGAGACCGACCATTGCCTTACCAAACGTTCCATTGATGATCTTCGCTGCCGTCGCTGCTCTCACTCTCTATGTTCTCTCTCAATCTTTCCTGTCCCGGCGAGTTGCAAAAATCGAAAGTGACAGTGAGCCTGCATCTGTTGCACCTCCATGGAAGTTGGCGATCACAATTGCTTTATTGACCTGTCTGTATGTCCTGTTCATGCAATTCGAATGGGTTGGATATCAACTGGCGACGATGGGGTATGTGATTGTGACTGGTCTGCTGCTGACACACCTCAATCTCAAATCTGTTACGAGTATGGTAGGACTGGCTTTGATGTTGAGCATTGGCTTACACTACATTTTCACTCAGATTTTTATTATCGACCTCCCCTAGCGCTCACGGAGATCTGCTCCTTTCATGTTTGAATTCGCAGGCAATCTGCTGTCTCTGCAAGCCATTGGGCTGATGATGCTGGGAACGTCTCTCGGAGTTATGGTCGGGGCCATCCCCGGCTTGACTGGCGCGATGCTGATTGCACTTTCATTGCCATTGACGTTTTCTATGTCGGGTAGTGACGCCCTCGTTTTACTGGTTTCGATGTATGTCGGTTCGGTGAGTGGCGGACTGATCACCGCGACGCTGTTACGAATTCCGGGGACTCCGGCCTCGATGATGACGACACTGGACGGCTACCCGATGGCTCAGGCAGGGCGCCCCGGGAGAGCACTCGGACTGGGAGTTGCCGCGTCCTTAATGGGAGGAATCATTTCCTGGTGCTTCCTGATTCTCCTCTCGGGTCCGCTGGCTGAATTCTCGTTACAGCTTGGCCCGTTTGAATTCTTTTCTCTGGTTTTGATGGCGATGGTTTTGATTGCCTCGATCAGTGGAGAGTCGTTATCGAAAGGTCTGCTGGCAGGGTTCCTGGGAATTTTAACAGCGATGCCCGGTGCATCACCCGCGACAGGACACACGCGACTGACTTTCGGATTTCATGAACTCAATGATGGTTTCAAGTTGTTGCCAGTTTTGATTGGACTGTTTGCAGTCAATCAAATCTTCTCCGAAATTTTGAAGATTCATCAACCCACTCAAAAGCTGGTCGTTTCTACAGAGGGTATTTTTCTGACCTTGAATGATTGGCGAAAGCATTTTCTGAACATGTTACGCTCATCCGTGATCGGAACGTTTATTGGAATACTGCCAGGAATCGGAGCCAATATCGGTTCTGTCATTGCCTATTCGGCGGCGAAGAACAGTTCCAAGAATCCGCAGGAGTTTGGACAGGGAGCAGAAGCGGGCATCATCGCCTCGGAAGCCGCCAATAATGCGACAGTTGGCGGCGCGTTGATTCCCCTCATCGCGTTAGGCATTCCGGGGAGTGTCATCGA from Rubinisphaera italica includes the following:
- a CDS encoding tripartite tricarboxylate transporter permease, which translates into the protein MFEFAGNLLSLQAIGLMMLGTSLGVMVGAIPGLTGAMLIALSLPLTFSMSGSDALVLLVSMYVGSVSGGLITATLLRIPGTPASMMTTLDGYPMAQAGRPGRALGLGVAASLMGGIISWCFLILLSGPLAEFSLQLGPFEFFSLVLMAMVLIASISGESLSKGLLAGFLGILTAMPGASPATGHTRLTFGFHELNDGFKLLPVLIGLFAVNQIFSEILKIHQPTQKLVVSTEGIFLTLNDWRKHFLNMLRSSVIGTFIGILPGIGANIGSVIAYSAAKNSSKNPQEFGQGAEAGIIASEAANNATVGGALIPLIALGIPGSVIDAILLGAFVIHGLQPGPLLFEQNPEVVYTIMGTMLFANIFMFAFMLCTLKWLSKLAEVPPAFLVPVILTFCVVGSYALANRMFDVWVMLGFGIVGFLMEKAKLPLAPFVIGFVLAPIGEEHLCEGLMQTAGSYWPLFTRPISLLFTSCALTLLCWSLWKHSRRRNIESPASIIQNSESA
- a CDS encoding tripartite tricarboxylate transporter substrate binding protein; translation: MPFPVRTISLLAIFLMLFSGCDQSAQTDKAAYPQRPIKLIVPFAAGGGSDTFARILQKAIEDYNLLPEPLVIINVPGAGGTVGSRRVKNARPDGYTLLLLHEGILTSQSAGLANFGPDAFEPLCGTGRTGMVICVAGDSPFHTLQDLVEKAASEPETLLFSCSLGSPSHFAGLMIENAAPGSQFRYVQSGGGAKRFAGLQGGHADVTALSMAEYIQFRDSGLKALALLGEERDATAPDLMTATEQGFDVISSNMQFWWAPKGTSIDKMESMTNVIQQAMQTPEVKSRLSQLQIEPIVLTGNALQANLADRTVRIQRVSQRPTIALPNVPLMIFAAVAALTLYVLSQSFLSRRVAKIESDSEPASVAPPWKLAITIALLTCLYVLFMQFEWVGYQLATMGYVIVTGLLLTHLNLKSVTSMVGLALMLSIGLHYIFTQIFIIDLP